From Nicotiana tabacum cultivar K326 chromosome 22, ASM71507v2, whole genome shotgun sequence, one genomic window encodes:
- the LOC107777191 gene encoding geraniol 8-hydroxylase, with protein MELPILSIFLFFISLLWFIIKPYLHSKARKLPPGPTGLPIIGSLLKLGSKPNRSLAELAKIHGPLMTLKLGSVTTIVASSADIAKEILHKHDETFSARIVPVAVAAQPNPEATLAWVNGDHLWKKKRRFLSTQMFTNQRLDSLQELRHQKAAQLVSHIRQQSQRGAAVDIGRVAFATTLNLISNTVFSIDMVDPEFKTAHEFKELVWTIMEDAGVPNLSDYFPVLKRFDLQGVKRRIQPAYLRLHEIFDQVIQKRVEARAKGVLKTGDFLDVLLDQFEEADVTGFGTEIKPLMVDLFIAGSDTSAITTEWAMAELLRKPQVLNKVREEILQQIGTERPVKESDIEKLPYLQAVVKEAMRLHPAVSLLLPHKAQNDIQVLGYTVPKNTQVLVNAWAIGRDPKSWDKPLEFMPERFIKSSVDYKGRDFEFIPFGAGRRICPGMPLAIRMVNLMLASIIQPFSWKLPDGMAPEKLNMDEQFGVSLRKAVPLVAIPIMEENKVIV; from the exons ATGGAACTTCCCATCCTTTCCATCTTTCTCTTCTTCATCTCTCTTTTATGGTTCATTATCAAACCATATCTCCATTCTAAGGCGAGAAAGCTACCACCTGGTCCTACTGGTCTCCCAATAATTGGGTCACTGCTAAAGCTAGGTTCTAAACCAAACCGATCATTAGCCGAGCTAGCCAAAATACATGGCCCTCTCATGACTCTAAAGCTCGGCTCAGTCACAACCATAGTAGCCTCCTCGGCCGACATAGCCAAAGAGATCCTCCATAAACACGACGAAACATTCTCAGCACGCATTGTTCCCGTTGCTGTTGCTGCCCAGCCGAACCCAGAAGCAACCCTAGCATGGGTCAACGGCGATCACTTgtggaagaaaaagagaagatttCTTAGCACGCAGATGTTCACTAACCAAAGACTCGATTCGCTCCAAGAACTCCGTCACCAAAAGGCTGCACAACTAGTGAGTCACATAAGGCAGCAAAGTCAAAGGGGTGCAGCTGTTGACATAGGACGTGTTGCTTTTGCAACGACGTTGAATTTAATATCGAATACCGTTTTCTCCATTGACATGGTGGACCCTGAATTCAAGACAGCTCATGAATTCAAGGAATTAGTTTGGACAATTATGGAGGATGCTGGGGTACCTAACTTGTCTGATTATTTCCCGGTTTTAAAGCGGTTTGATTTGCAAGGAGTGAAGCGTCGTATACAGCCAGCATATTTAAGGTTGCATGAAATATTTGACCAAGTAATTCAGAAGAGAGTAGAAGCTAGAGCCAAAGGGGTGCTGAAGACAGGTGATTTCTTGGACGTACTACTTGATCAATTTGAAGAAGCTGATGTGACTGGATTTGGCACAGAGATCAAGCCTCTTATGGTG GATTTATTCATTGCTGGAAGTGACACATCTGCTATAACAACAGAATGGGCAATGGCAGAACTTCTTCGAAAACCTCAAGTACTTAACAAAGTAAGAGAAGAAATACTTCAACAAATAGGCACAGAAAGACCAGTGAAAGAATCAGACATTGAGAAACTTCCATACCTTCAAGCAGTTGTAAAAGAAGCAATGAGACTTCATCCGGCAGTTTCATTACTCTTGCCACACAAAGCCCAAAATGATATACAAGTGTTGGGCTACACTGTGCCTAAGAACACTCAAGTTCTCGTGAATGCTTGGGCAATTGGAAGAGATCCAAAATCCTGGGATAAGCCACTGGAGTTTATGCCTGAAAGATTCATAAAGTCTAGTGTGGATTACAAAGGTAGGGACTTTGAGTTTATACCGTTTGGCGCCGGCCGAAGAATTTGCCCTGGGATGCCACTTGCTATAAGGATGGTGAATTTGATGTTGGCTTCTATTATTCAACCATTTAGTTGGAAGCTACCTGATGGAATGGCACCAGAGAAATTGAACATGGACGAACAGTTTGGAGTTAGCTTGAGGAAGGCTGTTCCTCTTGTTGCCATTCCTATTATGGAAGAAAACAAGGTCATTGTTTAG